The genomic DNA ACTAACGTGTAGCAGGCGAGGATCGGATTCCATATAAAGAAGGATATACGAGAGGAAATGTGACGAAGACTGGCCAGCATATTCAGGCCATGACTAAGGCGGTACGAGATGCAGTCGGGTTGAAATCTTGAAGAGGACATTTAAGCTCTCGGGTGTGTTTGTCTTTAATGAAAGTAGAGGTCGGTACGATTTATGTATTTGTAACAATCAAGACATCCAGATCATATAAACGGCGCTACAAATAAAGCATCTCGTAGAGCACGTGAGCGATCACCCGGGAGAAGCGGTTGAAGCTAAAGACTCCCGAAAGAAACATTCCAGCTTGTGTAGGCTGGTCGCGGGACTTCTGTCAAGGCAAAGGTTCAGTCACTTCCTTCGGGCTTTCCCCTCTAATGACCAATGTACCGAGGGTTGCTAATTATCTCTACGACCTTATACAATTTCATTGACTGAATGTTCGGATGATGTCAGTGGCAAGTTAAGGACTCTGCTTGCCAATACCGTCGCGCAGAACCCTAACAACAATAAAGGAACCAACAATGCTCACCGAACTCGCGGAAAAAGACAAAATACCTGGGATCCAAATGCCGCCATGTATAGCACCTGGGCTGGCGGTCAATCGTTTGATCAAAAAATGAGGACCTGTGAATTCAGTTGGGGAAGGAACCACGGCAAAACAAGATTCCCATTGGCCGGGACGGGGCTGAGGCGTGGCTGGAAACGTTGGAGTTTAACTCGCCTATTGATAACCTTGATCTACATACTAGTTGATGATCGATCGCACGGCTAACACAGAATTGGTAAGTTCAGTAGATCACCTCCGCAATACCCAGCTAGACAGGTCACGTGGTCCAAGTAGGAGCTGCAACTCGAGCTCAGCTGGACCACGCCACGTCATTAATAGCCGAGCTGAGTTGAGCTGACCCTGCCTATATGTGAGAAAGGCGGGTACTGAGTTGTTGTCATTTTCGGGAAGATTGCGCGTAGTAGGAGCGCGCACATCCACATGTTGAGGAGAGTGTACAAGTGAAGGCGTAGTAGCCGTGTTTGAATCGTGGTCGAGCGATGAAAATTGCAGCTCAGGTAGAACCTGTTCAGGAGCCGGGATTATCGAGTCTATGCTGGCACAGACTTGATCCGTAGCGGGTTTCTCCAGGGTTGCTAGATGCGAGACCGGATCGCTTATCGGGGGGCTTGTCGGGCCGCTGTTTCCATGGGCTGGGTGTTCATGGGGCTGGGTACCCAGGTGTTGTGAGCGAGCATGGCGCAAGAGAGTATCCCTGCTTGAATCAGGACTACAGTGGATGATATCGGGGACAGGAGACATACTGTCTAGCATATAGCCTACCGCATACCTGACACATAAAGGGTCTTTCCTTAGTATAGGACCTAAAATGGCGAGCCAGGTGTTCGGCCTTCTTAAACGACTGGGAGCAAACCGAGCAGATCCGCTCCTCTTGTGAGGTCTTGCGCTGACGACGTCGTCCGCAGCTCAATGAGGAGGCCATGGTTTAGCCGACGACAATAAATGTGTAAGGTATTAAACCTAGGTACTACGAGGGAGAAGCGAAGTTGAGGTCGGCTGAGATCCCTTCGCTGCTAACACGATAGGGAACCCTCCATCTCCGTATTTTCACGAGGTAGACTTTAAACAATGCCGTACGAGCTAAGGTATACTAAGCTTATTAGCAGTTCTGGCGTATGGGGTTATGGGGGTAGTTTCTGGGGTGGAATTGTTAAAAGTGCATCGGGGGATCGAAGCAGGAAATAGAGCGGAATAGGGCGCCACACCCGTCATGCGGTGCTTATCATGACTAATCATCACGCTACTGTATTTCCCATACGTTACATAGATTACAATATGTCACGACTCAGTCACGCGCACCCTGAGCCAGCAAAAGGTTGATATCTTCTCATTACGGGCCCTTGAAAGGCTTCGCATTGCTAAAGACGCCCTGGGAGCCAGACTTATCAAACTCTATGCTGAAGACATTACATCCATTCCTTGCTTAGATTAGCATTATTGTCTGAATAACAATGTTTCcgcgagaaaagaaagctaGAAGACAAGCTCGGGGGGCTTCGTCCAGTTCCTTCCTTGGCTATCATGCCCTAATCGTAGCCTAGCAGCTCTTCCAACTTGCCCTTGGTGACCAGCCCATTTTCGAGTATCCCCAATAAACATGTTGCGTTCCCCATTTTATATAAATGTTAAAATTTCCTTTACTCTGGGGGGCCTGCCAGCATATGTCCAGTTCTAATGAATGCTGATGATGTTAGCTTGGCCGGAGGCTGAAGGTTCGTATCGCGGATCACGGGATCGCGTCAGATATATGTTTAAATATCCGACAAAGGAAATCCACAACCACCTAAGCTTTCCTGGAGCTCGTATTTCATCCCCCACAATGCGACCCCTCGTAAGCTTAATCAGCTGGATACCATCTCCCTGGGGCCAGACAGTTTCGAGTAATAACAGGTCAACAAGACTAGTCAGCTACCTGGAGGACCTCCCACTGGAGATCCTCTACATGATAGCCAACTCTTTAGACCCAGCCACTAAAGCATGCCTTTCACTCTGCAACCACCATCTTCATAGCCTATTCGGGGAGAAACGCCCTTTTCCTATCCGTACAGAGGCCTGGCACAGGTTCCACAGTAACCTCGCACGCGCTCGCCCCTCACTCATCTACTGCCGAATTTGCGCCCATTTTCACCGGCGAGAAGACATCAGTCCCCCGGGCCCCGCCTGGCGGACCGATGCCCGCTTCCCCCAACACAGCACCGACCAGGCGATGCGCTCTCTGCAGTGGTGTATGTCAGTCCACCAGACCGAGTCCCTGTATCATTTCAACTACATGCACGTCCAGCTCGCTATGAAACGGCACTATTGCGGGCCCGAGCACGGGATCTCGACGGACAAGCTGGCGCATGTGGAGGTACTGATGTTCCCGTCGCGCAGGCTGACCAGTCTCCTATCTGTGGATGTATGCGTGTGTGCTGCGGCCGGTGGACAGGCGAGTCTGTGTCTCCGGTTGCAGAATTGGGCGCTCATTCCGGATTTCGATGTCCATCGGTTGCCATTTATTAGGGTCTGTGGGCATAGTAGTTTGCATGCGCCGCATGTCTATGCGGTTCTTAAGAGGGGGCTTGAAACATGTATGTGGCGTGGGTTTGAGGCTAGGGAGAGCGCGAGGGAGATGGGGAGGCAgacggagacggagacggagacgCAGAGTGAGGCCCCAGAAACGTTTCATTGTTCCCCCTGCGACACCACGTACCAAGTCGAGGTCCGCACGTGTGGTGATGAAGGAGTGGCGGTCGTGGTTACCAAGTGGCTGGATTTGGGTGCTGGATTGGATCCCCACGATGATCGCTGGAGGAGACATATCCTCACCGAGAGGcatgagatgaaggagatcgtGCCCCCATCACAGGAGAGTACCCGAACGCGTTTTGAGCGTGATAGTTGCGTTTCGCTGGAGGAACTCTCAAGGCGGAACAGCAGtctgctggagaagagggcgTATACGAGGAGCATGGACCACTGGTTTGACAATGTTTGGGTGCTGCAGGGAAATAAAAGGTTGCCGATATACTGTTATCTGCCGCCTAAGAAGAATATCCTTGCGTCGCACGTGCGGTTTCGAAATTAAGATCATAGTATCGTGAAGGCCGATTCATTTTCGTCAGATCGATACTGACTCAGTCAAATCCATGCTTATAATGTTGCGGGCTAGGTAGTAGAGAAAAACCAAAGAGATGCAAAGCAGAAACCTTCATTATATTGTAAACAACCAGCTTAGGCCTTGAACAATAGTTCTAGGCATTACCATCTTTGCAGCACGTTCATGGTACCATGCTAGTCTGTTCTTTCAATGCGGCTTGGCCCTCCTATTCAAATGTCAATTGTGTATGTACAAATATACTTCTATCTTTGTCTCAGTGTGTAGACTAAGATCTGGTCAAATTGTCAATACGACTGGCATGGGCTCTGGCAAAGTAACTGCATTTTGGTTCTTTTCAGGGGACCATGGGGTCGAGTAATACTTCATGCTCGACTATAAGAGCAATATCACCCCGCAAACTCTGAGCCCCATTTTCATAATTCTAAACTAACCTATACAAAGTTGAGCCATACGTTAACCGCCAATTAAAGCCATACAAGCCTTTAAGCTGAACACTAATCGTATTGGCGAAAATTAGAGTACAAAAAGCTCCAGAAGAAGGCCCTTGGGCTCACGTTGGTTCACAAAAGAATATAGCTCAAGCAAACCATAATTCTAGAAGATGCTCATTTGAACCGTGTTGTTGTAGTCCACATTGGTATCTACTCCCTCAATCCGGTCGCAGCAGGTACCAAATACACGATCCCAAACCCGTGTTTGCTTTCCATAATTAtgactcttcctccacccctttcgatgatgaagatcatgatcttcaataaCCAATTCTGCGTCGAAGATGCGCATGAGCCAGGTCAAGGGATTGGGCGGTGATGCATGCAGACGAAGACCGCTGTGTCCGGCTAGCTCTGCGAATAGTACATAGAGCTGACATATATGCCACTCATAGAATCCCACTGGGAACCCCATAAACTTCATTGTAAGATAGGTTATCAGGGGGATCCCTGCAATGTCAAAGAACTCTTGTTCTGAGTCCGCATAGATAGTCAAGAGCGGATTTGGGTGCTTGGTGAGGTGATGCGTCCGGTGAAACTTCCAGAGTCCGTTTACATCATGCATGATGCGATGGTACCAGTAAAACCAAAAGTCAAGAACGATGCCATATAGACTGACTTCGAGGGGGAGCCATCGCCAGCTTAGTGATGCCGGGGCCTTATTTGCAGTGTAGGTAAGATACACCATCATCATTGGGCGAACTAGGCTTGCCAGCATGACCGATATCAGGACTTTGGAAACTCCCACGTCGGGGACGCCATCTCGCTCGTGTTTGTCGCCATCTAAAAACCCATAGGTACGGCCCATCTCGCGAAGCTTTCGAAGTTCACGACTGGTGAAAATCCTGTTGGTATAGTAGTAGAAGGCAAACGCAATGATGGGACCGAAATTGTGGCCGGTCAGATACACATAAagttgatggaggatgagtgGTATAGCCGCATGGAAGATAATCCAGCGGTGGAGAGACAAGTCTGAGACGTAGGGTaacttttcctcttttgagTGAACCGGGACCTCTCGATCCAGGTCAACGTGGTAAACGTTCGCTTGTTCAAGGAGTTTGTGTGATAGTGTCCATTGGCTTCGGTCCCATCGACGCCAGGTTGACTTCATCGAGTCTTTCGGGTTTTGATGTTGTTCCATGCTGGGTTCAGGTATATTGGTGGAAGGTTTCATGGATAGAACGGTTTACATTTTGAGGAGAATATACTTTATCTAGTTAAAGAAAGCCGAGGGCcatatatattctcttcattcACGTGTAAGCTGCTAGTGGCCGGCTTCCAGCATTGGCGCAGATCCGAACTCGCAACTCTTTCCTATGAAGGCATAATGTGCGGCAAGTTTAAATTCCGAGGGCCTTCATTCGAGATGCCACGGCGCTAAGAATCCTCGACGGACCACAGGTTGCTCCCAATTATCGTCGTGACCAGATCTTGTGGAAATAATACTTGAAATCCATATGCATGGAGACTTTCATCCTATTTGCGGGCAAGAATAGTGTTACATTGTCTCTCATGTCTCGGGTCGCCATTAGCACTTTTACAATatcgccttcttcaacaagtTGGTGGGAACTATTAGTCAAGAAGTTTTCAACAGGTCGGGGAGCCCAGGTGGACTGTAAACTATGGTGCCCCAAAGAAGGCCGGAGTATTATAGGGCATTTCTTTCCAGCAATGAAACAAATGGATGGCAATAGAAATGCGCACGCTTTTCTTGAATCGAGTAATATATGGCGCTATATAGAGCTGCCCTCACACAGTCAATCTTGCTCTTGGTATCACAGTCTGCTCCCACTACCATCCAGTTGAATGCTTCCTGCTCGCGTTCCGGGGCCTGTACCTTGATTGCACCACTGGACAGCTCAACATAAGTCCTCGATTGACCATTGTATGCAGCTCAATGCGCTCGAACATCGACGCGAAACGCATTACGCGAGGAAACAAAGTGAGTTATAGTAATTGTCACCATAAGAGCCTATTGCTGTACCTGCCGATCCATTTGGCCACCGCGGCTTAGACTGGTAGCGTTTGTATTGACTTCGAGATAACTGTAGCCGGTTCATAGTATCACATATAGTACCCCTGCGGAAAGCTATCGAGTTCTTAAAAATCAACCTATATAGAAAATGGCTCGCTGGGCAGACTAGGGGCAGACAGGAAACGGGTCACGATATCAACCTTTTTCACGAGGATAGGTGTGAGTGCACTAGGAAATCAATACTTGTGCTTGGCATTTGAGCGAAGCTCATAACAGCTTAAAGCATACGATGAAAGTTGTTTGCTTGGAGAATTCGGTGTCTTTGAAGAGATTGTGGCTAGGCTCATGGTAAATTTGTGAATATAATTTACTTCACCAGAAGCCTATAGGCTAATATTATGGATTTGTATGCAATAACAGTAAGAGGATTTATAAGCGTGCACTTCTTCTGCAATGTGCTTGGCGGAATTCTTTTTTGCTCTTGGCTCTTTCCTACCTATCGGCAAGTCATACCCTAAAGAATACGACGAGTCATGGCCGTCGTACGATTCCCCGCCCTAGGGTTTCATGCATTCAACTCGATCCTGTCAGCCTACCAAACCCCTGTTGCATTAATCACAACTGCATGCTCTGCACCTGCAGGTGAATCCGGACCAATAGAAACAACAACTGGATCAGCTGGTGTATGTCAGACTCAGCTGAGCTCTCGGGGTTTGCTTTGTTCATAGAAATGTAATTGGATTCCGATAGACCCAGCCGCTTGAGAGCTAGAATGTGGGCGTGGTATAAATGTACTTCAAAGTCTCCAGTTCCCTTGCCTGAATTGTGTGAAGTCAGTGTGCCGTTTGGTGAGAAATCAATTTTCGTGCGGTCAATATGCTCCCGGCGATCCTGTTGCTGTCTTGCCTACCGACAGCATGGGGTAATCCTTGTATGCGCTATTATCTTCGTCTACCTTAGGTGCAGCTAACAAAGTTATAGTAATCAATCGTGGCACTTCTACCATATCCAGCGTCTCCCAAGCTCCAACCTCAGATACACTCACCTCCCTAAGTCCCTCAGTCGAGCCAACATGCTACACCAGCAGTCAATGGCTCGTCATCTCTGGTACGACCTTATTCTGGCCAACCTCCACCGACTATCTCTACGGACCGACCGACAGCCCTGGCGTCGACTGCGCAGCGCAATGGATACAATATGATGGCCGCTCAGGCGGCCTGGAATCTCTCGGCCCTACTGCCACATCAACATTAACAGAACTAATCCCGACCAGCACAGGCGCCTGCACGACAAGCAGCCACCTGGAAAGTTACTATGATACTCATACAGGGCCTGTTACCACTCTTTGCGACGGGCATGCACGGGCCCTAGGCCCCCGCGAAACCGTGACAGACTATTACCCCGGCACAGGAGCATGCAGCACGTTCTACATCCCAACAACCATCACAACGACGCTTTACAACGTACCATCAGCCTCCCCAACTTGCCAACTTGATCGCGAAGGCTGCAAGGGCGTCTGGGAGACATACAAAAGCCGTTCACGGGCCTACAAGTCAAGCATCTCCGTCTCCATTCCAGGCGACACAAATAGTCCCCTCATCCCAGGCCGCTGCCCAATGACAACAAGCGAACGACCAGAGCAATGTGGAAGCTGTCACTTCCTTCCCGACACAGCAACATTGTTCTACTGGCCCGTTACAACTGCTGGCAGCGATCTCTGCGCTCAAAATGGAACCACAATCCCGGCTACACCGACCGGCAACGGTCCTAATACGGCAATGTTAGGTGACCAAACTCTTGTCTCTCCAAGTGCCTATATCTTTTTCACGTCAATCTACGCCTGGGGCAACAGTCGTCACGCCGGGCAGTGTGGCGAATATCATGAAAACAAGATGATCTCTGTGAATCCCACAACCATCACGTCACGACGAGGACACAGAAATGCGCGGTATCCCATCCGCGGAACAGCATATCCATTTAACTTTGCGGAGTTCCTTCCCCAGACAGTAGGAAACTACACGCAGCCTCTAATCCCCTGGCCCCAATATTGGGGAGGGTCACAGTGTGGTGTGTATGATTCTGCTTGTACATTAATCCGGGATGATTATTTGCCTTTCATCGATATGCCGAGTGAAGTGACGCAGATTGACGCCAAGTGGGAGAACTGTGATTGCAGTTGGTATATCCCAGCTGTAACTTTGGTACCGATAGTGGATGGGACTGTTAGCTTTCCGAGCCCAACACCTACTGGGGTTGAAAGCGAGGTAGTACATGGGGTAGAAGAAGCAGTACCACAAGGCTCAGTGGGTGCGCCCACTCCGACGCCGACCGAAGGTCTCGGATGGTGAGCAGATTGGTACATCGTCTTCAGTGGTGGTGTTCACGGTTGCGCAGACCATTAGCACCAGTGCACCGTTACTTTTCGTGGAGAAAGACATTCCTAGTAACCTAGTATTCACCATTACTTTAAGTGATCATATAGTCTTCTATTATACTTATCTTCTGTTTCCCCTAAGACACCAGGGCAGCTGATCTTCCATAATGCTTATAAGCAGAAGCTTTAGCAATTTGATAGAAGTATAACCCCCAGGTCAGCTCACGGCTTACTTCTTTGTCACGCTATACAAATGGCAAGATACTCAAAGCATATAATAAACAAGGATTATTTTCtcccattttccttttttttttttttttttttttttttatttattttttcctttgcgaTTATCCCCGCGGTCTCCGCAGTTCTGTGGTATCCTTTTACTAGCTAATTCTTGTGTCTCACTACCGATATATATCCCTTCAAGTGGCAATGATCCATAGGCCTCCCTCCAACTCACCCAAAAAGTAAACCCACTATGTGATATACTCAGTTCAGGCCATTCAACTTAAAGCAATCTATAATCATGTGACTGTATGTGTGGGTCAACTTCCAGACTTTCGGATTTTCTATTAACATTGCGACCAATAATCTCCCCATGCTAACGCGTCCAATAAAAATAGTTTGCTTATGGCATTAAAGCATCACGTGGCCGCGATGTGCTAATCggatgaagatatctggTAGTTTGCGTTTGTCAAGTTGACAAGGGAGACAACACCGGTCGCATTGTTTTATCTACCCTTGTAAATAACGTCCAATCTTTTGGATGACTCGAACGTCTCCCATCGCGAAGCTCGGCCACTCGGTCGCTGGCTTGCCAAGCTCGTCGTCGTCGCCTCTCCTGAAACTCGGTCAGTCTCTCACGGGCACACAGTCAGCACATATACTGTCACCAGGCAGCTCGGAGAATCCATCTGGTTAGCAAGGTCCGGGCTTTGTTGTGCCCGTGAAAGTACCGTACACTTTACACTACAGCTGCCACCACAGGATTCAGGACCAAGAAAGGTCAGTCAGAATCCAGTAATGCGGGCTAGCTTAATCAAGGGTGTAATGTGCTTTCTTACAATTGTTATATGTTGTATCTCCCAATGACTAATAATGTCCTATTTGTGATCCAAATAGAAATTCCGGAAGGTGTGCAGACATCGACGATGTGCCTATTCACCAGTAGTAACTGACCGTGCTAGACGGTCCATTTCTGCCTTTTGACAAGCAGTGACCATCTCCTTTATGATAATCATGACCGGCTTCAGCTCGACCCGTCCCTCGGCGGCCATTTTGACATAGTCGCATACCCAAGCCACAGTCCCCAGATCTTCATCAAGGTTTTCATGGTCTGGATTACATATGATGTCTaagcaaagaataaaaaagggGAGGAATTGATACATCGTGATAGGACTATATGTGCGGTTAATAATATGCACAACAAGGACATGAATGGGTATGTGAGGCTTTCTATACCTGATTCCCCAGAACGCTTGCGACGTGGACCCCAGGAGCGATTGAAAGATCTTTAGTGACTTCCTTGCCAGATTAACAGCTTCATATGGTAAGAGATGACCATGGTCACATTTCTTCGACAGATGCAGCACAATAAGTATCTCATAGCTACCGACCAGCACGTCGATGCAAAGCCAGGAATCGACATAATTTGACAACGTTCGAAGAAGGCTCGCCTTTTGTTCCTATTAGCACAGTATTCCATTTTTGCGACGCCGCTAGAGTAGGGTATAACGCACAGTATCCCAATCCGATAATATAGACTGCACCTCATCGATATAAGTATGAATAATAGCATCATGTGAAACCGGATCCGGATCCGGACCACTATCAATCCAATCGAGATACTTCCTAACAATAAGACCAAGCCGCATCGAAATTAGGAAATGAATTTGTATAAAGCGCGAGGATTTATCATCCACGCCATTGATTGTTGGATCGGGAAAATGGACTTTCCACGATCCTGCGGGGATGAGAGTTGGCTTGCCGAATGACTTTCGGAAGAGACTGTCTGTTCGAAGGATGTGCCAGAATACGAAGCGTTTGCGATTTCGTTCGACTTCAGCTTCATGCAGTGGTGTGCCAGCTGGTGTGGAGGGTTGGTTGTCCCCTTCACTTGGTGTTTCGTCGACGGAAAAATAGCCTAGggtctttgatatcctgcATGTGTGACTGAACGCCTTCCACGCTAGATCTGTGTTATAGCCTTCGAGGGCTGTTGACGTCTACTGGTTTGTTAGCTTTGTGGGTTGGAGATCTAATATATGTGATGCGCTTGCCATGAGGGATGCGGCCAAGAAGTCCACGGGGTTATCTTggatattcttcatccattcgTCACTTAATGCAACGCACTTTAGATATAGATTTCGCATAATGCTGCCCCTTCTAGGATGGGGTTCGGGCTCCAGAAGAATTCCCCGAAGGAGAACAGAGTAGTATATGATTTGAGATGTACAATCTAGTTGGACGTGAGGGATCTCGATTAGGTCGGGGATTGAACATAGGAATGATTTCTCGAGAGGAAATTCGAAGCCTGGAAATTGGTACGAGCCATAGTGGTCTGGAAAGGATATTAGATCATCAACACCTATAAGAGGACGCAGTCACTTGCTTTcgatgattttctttgccAGGTCTTTTGGGATAACCGGGTCCCCAAGCGGCTCGGTGCTCTGCGTACTCTGTGTAGGTTCAATCTCCAATATAGCAGATGTCATTGCTGTAATACATCTATCGTTTTCGAAATAGCATGAGTCAACTTGTCGCAGGTGACAAAAGACGTTGGAGAGAAGCATAGATCGAGTGCCTTCATCATTGATTCGGCTGACTATATCTCGAATCACGGATGGAACTACTTGAGCCGGATCTTTGTCTAGGGATATGGCGCGAGGGGCCTCTGAACCGACGGATGAAATTGACATAGAATCGTCACCATTATTTTCAGTTTCTGGAGTGTTTTCCAGACCGACTTGTTCTTCAAGACGTTTAAGACGGTCGATAATCTCCAAAAGCAAACGTTTATCGGGTGGTGCGTTTCTGCGACAACTTGTCAGTTGCCTGGTGGAGTTGAGTGGCCTTGTTGATAAAGATAATGAAATACACTTGTTTCTTGGACCGTGGCTTTCGAGGCAAGTACACACACTCAGCTCCCGCGGCTTCACAATTCCCACACTGTGGAGAGACGCGATTGCAGCGAACCTGACAGGTTGTTGTTCAGTTAATCTGTCCAGCTGGAATTGCCAAGACTAGATCGGCTTACCTTCTTGGATTGGCAGCGACCGCACTATTTATGGTTTGAAGTGAGGGGTTGGTCAATTTACATCCACAGGCAACTCACCGAGATATTCTGTATAGCACTCATTTTATCTCGAGACTTTATCTC from Aspergillus oryzae RIB40 DNA, chromosome 7 includes the following:
- a CDS encoding sterol desaturase family protein (predicted protein); translation: MEQHQNPKDSMKSTWRRWDRSQWTLSHKLLEQANVYHVDLDREVPVHSKEEKLPYVSDLSLHRWIIFHAAIPLILHQLYVYLTGHNFGPIIAIFTSRELRKLREMGRTYGFLDGDKHERDGVPDVGVSKVLISVMLASLVRPMMMVYLTYTANKAPASLSWRWLPLEVSLYGIVLDFWFYWYHRIMHDVNGLWKFHRTHHLTKHPNPLLTIYADSEQEFFDIAGIPLITYLTMKFMGFPVGFYEWHICQLYVLFAELAGHSGLRLHASPPNPLTWLMRIFDAELVIEDHDLHHRKGWRKSHNYGKQTRVWDRVFGTCCDRIEGVDTNVDYNNTVQMSIF
- a CDS encoding uncharacterized protein (predicted protein), with protein sequence MAVVRFPALGFHAFNSILSAYQTPVALITTACSAPAGESGPIETTTGSAGSPVPLPELCEVSVPFVINRGTSTISSVSQAPTSDTLTSLSPSVEPTCYTSSQWLVISGTTLFWPTSTDYLYGPTDSPGVDCAAQWIQYDGRSGGLESLGPTATSTLTELIPTSTGACTTSSHLESYYDTHTGPVTTLCDGHARALGPRETVTDYYPGTGACSTFYIPTTITTTLYNVPSASPTCQLDREGCKGVWETYKSRSRAYKSSISVSIPGDTNSPLIPGRCPMTTSERPEQCGSCHFLPDTATLFYWPVTTAGSDLCAQNGTTIPATPTGNGPNTAMLGDQTLVSPSAYIFFTSIYAWGNSRHAGQCGEYHENKMISVNPTTITSRRGHRNARYPIRGTAYPFNFAEFLPQTVGNYTQPLIPWPQYWGGSQCGVYDSACTLIRDDYLPFIDMPSEVTQIDAKWENCDCSWYIPAVTLVPIVDGTWWCSRLRRPLAPVHRYFSWRKTFLVT